One window from the genome of Synechococcus sp. PROS-7-1 encodes:
- a CDS encoding circadian clock protein KaiA has product MARPALTIALLLTTKELVDACGQWLPVNRYKPVDLHQAASGEGLLEVLSHQREAVDAVVIEQSLLDESTREGLHREGLLFPAVVVGELMGRVDYHPEEVHLPVDQLEQLGYNVDAAISRFLRQGQKEARPGDESDANALPSAESSAWKLSSRLQERLGYLGVFYKRDPSRFLANLPPDEQRELVQSLQRTYRDLLISYFRDPAAANQALESFVNTAFFGDLPITRTVEIHMNLIDEFWKQLKLEGHKNDFLQDYRLALLDVMAHLCEMYRRSIPPEVALAVSSEQRRSLIDSEVSS; this is encoded by the coding sequence ATGGCCCGTCCGGCACTCACGATCGCCTTATTGCTCACCACAAAGGAGCTTGTGGATGCCTGTGGGCAGTGGCTGCCGGTGAATCGGTACAAACCGGTGGATCTGCATCAGGCCGCCTCGGGTGAAGGACTTCTGGAGGTGCTGTCACACCAGCGTGAAGCGGTGGATGCGGTGGTCATCGAGCAGTCTCTTCTCGACGAGAGCACCCGCGAAGGCCTGCATCGCGAAGGGCTGCTCTTCCCCGCCGTGGTGGTGGGGGAGCTGATGGGGCGGGTCGATTACCACCCGGAGGAGGTGCATCTTCCCGTCGATCAGCTCGAGCAGCTGGGATACAACGTGGATGCTGCTATTTCGCGCTTTCTGCGTCAGGGTCAGAAAGAAGCAAGGCCGGGGGATGAGTCGGATGCGAACGCACTGCCCTCAGCGGAGAGCAGTGCGTGGAAGCTGTCGAGTCGTCTTCAGGAGCGCCTGGGCTACCTGGGTGTCTTTTACAAGCGGGATCCTTCCCGTTTTCTGGCCAATCTCCCCCCTGATGAGCAGCGGGAGCTGGTGCAGTCCTTGCAGCGCACCTACCGCGATCTTCTGATCAGTTACTTCCGTGACCCGGCCGCTGCCAACCAGGCCCTGGAGAGTTTCGTGAATACGGCCTTTTTTGGCGACCTGCCCATCACCCGCACTGTGGAGATCCACATGAATCTGATTGACGAGTTCTGGAAGCAACTCAAACTTGAAGGGCACAAGAACGATTTCCTCCAGGACTATCGGCTCGCTCTGCTCGACGTCATGGCCCATCTCTGCGAGATGTATCGACGCTCCATTCCTCCCGAGGTCGCTTTGGCGGTTTCTTCTGAGCAACGCCGCTCCCTGATCGATTCGGAGGTGTCCTCATGA
- the kaiC gene encoding circadian clock protein KaiC: MQISSSSGSPQMQVQKLPTGIEGFDDVCHGGLPIGRSTLISGTSGTGKTVFSLHFLHNGIAHFDEPGIFVTFEESPLDILRNAASFGWNLQEMVEQDKLFILDASPDPDGQDVAGSFDLSGLIERINYAIRKYKAKRVAIDSITAVFQQYDAVFVVRREIFRLIARLKEIGVTTVMTTERIDEYGPIARYGVEEFVSDNVVILRNVLEGERRRRTVEILKLRGTTHMKGEFPFTMGAHGISIFPLGAMRLTQRSSNVRVSSGVPRLDEMCGGGFFKDSIILATGATGTGKTLLVSKFIEDACRNKERAILFAYEESRAQLLRNATSWGIDFEQMEQDGLLKIICAYPESTGLEDHLQIIKTEISQFKPSRMAIDSLSALARGVSHNAFRQFVIGVTGYAKQEEIAGFFTNTSEEFMGSHSITDSHISTITDTILLLQYVEIRGEMARALNVFKMRGSWHDKGIREFVITGNGPQIKDSFSNFERIISGVPHRVTTDERSELLRIARGVDPDA, translated from the coding sequence ATGCAGATCTCCAGCTCCAGTGGTTCGCCACAGATGCAGGTTCAGAAGCTCCCAACAGGGATTGAGGGCTTTGATGATGTCTGCCATGGCGGGCTGCCGATCGGTCGCAGCACCCTGATTAGTGGCACGTCCGGAACTGGCAAGACGGTTTTCTCCCTGCACTTCCTGCATAACGGCATCGCGCACTTTGACGAGCCAGGCATCTTTGTCACCTTTGAGGAGTCGCCCCTCGATATCCTCCGCAACGCAGCCAGCTTCGGTTGGAATCTGCAGGAGATGGTGGAGCAGGACAAGCTGTTCATCCTCGATGCATCACCGGATCCGGATGGACAGGATGTGGCCGGAAGCTTTGATCTTTCCGGTCTGATCGAACGCATCAATTACGCCATTCGCAAATACAAGGCCAAGCGGGTGGCGATCGACTCGATCACGGCAGTGTTCCAGCAGTACGACGCGGTCTTCGTCGTGCGTCGTGAGATCTTTCGTCTGATCGCTCGTCTCAAAGAGATCGGCGTCACCACGGTGATGACCACGGAACGGATCGACGAGTACGGCCCCATCGCTCGCTACGGCGTTGAGGAGTTTGTCTCCGACAACGTCGTGATCCTGCGCAACGTGCTTGAGGGCGAGCGTCGCCGGCGCACGGTGGAGATCCTCAAACTCAGGGGAACCACGCACATGAAGGGGGAATTCCCTTTCACCATGGGAGCCCATGGCATCAGCATCTTCCCCCTCGGGGCGATGCGCCTCACCCAGCGTTCCTCGAATGTGCGGGTCAGCTCCGGCGTGCCTCGGCTGGATGAGATGTGCGGGGGTGGTTTCTTTAAGGACTCCATCATCCTCGCCACCGGTGCCACCGGAACCGGCAAGACCCTGCTGGTGTCGAAGTTCATTGAGGATGCCTGCCGGAATAAAGAACGGGCGATCTTGTTTGCCTATGAGGAGTCACGTGCCCAGCTGCTGCGCAATGCCACAAGTTGGGGGATCGACTTCGAGCAGATGGAGCAGGACGGACTGCTGAAGATCATCTGTGCCTATCCCGAGTCGACTGGTCTCGAGGATCACCTGCAGATCATCAAGACCGAGATCAGCCAGTTCAAGCCGTCACGGATGGCGATTGATTCTCTCTCCGCCCTGGCCCGTGGCGTCAGCCACAACGCCTTCCGCCAGTTTGTGATCGGTGTGACCGGCTATGCCAAGCAGGAGGAAATTGCCGGGTTCTTCACGAACACATCGGAGGAATTCATGGGCAGCCACTCGATCACTGATTCCCATATCTCCACCATCACCGACACGATCCTGCTGCTGCAATACGTGGAAATCCGAGGGGAGATGGCCCGAGCCTTGAACGTGTTCAAGATGCGTGGCTCATGGCACGACAAAGGAATCCGCGAATTCGTGATCACAGGCAACGGTCCTCAGATCAAAGACTCCTTCTCCAATTTCGAGCGGATCATCTCCGGCGTTCCCCATCGGGTGACCACCGATGAGCGCAGCGAGCTCCTACGCATTGCGCGGGGCGTGGATCCTGATGCCTGA
- the lpxC gene encoding UDP-3-O-acyl-N-acetylglucosamine deacetylase, giving the protein MVRWPVDYDGAWTLAGPVRRSGIGLHSGQPVSVTLKPSADPGVWVQWSSDAASPVRLEPSQVRDSQLCTTLELGDRRLATVEHLLAALAGCGLTHALLEVEGEEIPLLDGSALGWVEAIAEANLQEVSGWRPQRPMLEQPLALHRGSSVITATPAEQFSVVGVIDFPQPAIGRQQFALELTPQRFVDEIAPARTFGFREQVEQLRAAGLIQGGALDNALVCDGEHWLNPPLRYPDEPVRHKLLDLIGDLALVGFPRAQVLVYRGSHGLHTDLAAALADRSPVQP; this is encoded by the coding sequence ATGGTTCGCTGGCCCGTTGATTACGACGGTGCCTGGACCCTGGCGGGGCCTGTGCGCCGAAGTGGCATTGGTTTGCACAGTGGCCAGCCCGTGTCGGTGACGCTGAAGCCGTCGGCCGATCCGGGCGTGTGGGTGCAGTGGTCGTCAGATGCCGCATCCCCCGTGCGGCTCGAGCCGTCTCAGGTGCGTGACAGCCAGCTCTGCACCACCCTTGAACTTGGGGACCGCCGTTTGGCCACGGTTGAACATCTGTTGGCCGCTCTGGCGGGGTGCGGGCTCACCCATGCCCTGCTCGAGGTTGAAGGAGAGGAGATTCCTCTTCTTGATGGCTCAGCCCTTGGATGGGTGGAGGCGATCGCTGAAGCGAATCTGCAGGAGGTTTCCGGTTGGAGGCCGCAGCGCCCCATGCTCGAGCAACCGCTCGCCTTGCATCGCGGCAGCAGTGTGATCACCGCGACTCCGGCCGAGCAGTTCAGTGTTGTGGGCGTGATTGATTTCCCCCAGCCCGCGATCGGCCGGCAACAGTTCGCGTTGGAGCTCACGCCGCAGCGTTTCGTCGACGAGATCGCCCCGGCTCGCACCTTCGGCTTTCGGGAGCAGGTGGAACAGCTGCGTGCCGCTGGATTGATCCAGGGTGGAGCACTTGATAATGCCCTTGTTTGTGATGGAGAGCACTGGCTGAACCCACCACTGCGCTACCCGGATGAACCGGTGCGCCATAAGCTGCTGGACCTGATCGGTGATCTGGCGCTCGTGGGATTCCCGCGCGCGCAGGTGCTGGTCTACCGAGGCTCCCATGGTCTGCATACCGACCTGGCGGCGGCCCTGGCCGATCGTTCCCCTGTTCAGCCCTGA
- a CDS encoding ATP-binding protein, translating into MASEPATASNDGLASWAVIEPNQGEGRGWRERIGAWWAEFSLQTKLLAVATLVVSLMMTGITFFALNGIQRDAAMNDTRYARDLGLLLAGNVSELVAEGRDRELANVAETFWRSSRSLRYIFFADPEGIVYLGIPISGSDSASDGDLRLNRRLELPAEMQNRPKNPLVRQHITPQGLVTDVFVPLVEQNRYLGVLALGVNPNETALASAALTREVTVAVFISIWVLVILGAVFNALTITRPVKELLRGVRSIGSGDFRARIGLPVGGELGELLEGFNAMASQLQVYDAANIEELQAAQVKQASLIATMADGAVLLDGDGRIVLANPTARRLFRWEGRNLEGQDFLNELPEFLAVELHEPIEAVSSNRTDTNELRSSIGDPPRTLRFVLQAVREPSGETLKGMAVTIQDLTREVELNAAQSRFISNVSHELRTPLFNIKSYVETLHDMGDQLSDEDRRDFLSIANSETDRLTRLVNDVLDLSRLESSRSVAFAPIELRPGLEQTLRSYQLNASDKKVELRLEADRDLPDILGNWDLLLQVLDNLVGNALKFNREGGQLVIRAYTWPDSCQMTPPQEEIEWPTCPLTSPLPRMRVEISDTGYGISPENQQRIFERFYRVENAVHTEVGTGLGLSIVRGILEKHGTDIRMASELEVGTTFWFDLPLSQEDPEELQWKAERQQEA; encoded by the coding sequence ATGGCCAGCGAACCAGCGACGGCCTCGAACGATGGCCTGGCCTCCTGGGCGGTGATCGAACCCAACCAGGGTGAAGGCCGGGGCTGGAGAGAGCGGATCGGGGCTTGGTGGGCTGAATTCAGCCTTCAAACGAAGCTGCTGGCGGTGGCCACCCTGGTGGTGAGCCTGATGATGACGGGCATCACCTTCTTCGCACTGAATGGCATCCAGCGCGATGCCGCGATGAACGACACCCGCTACGCCAGAGATCTCGGGCTGCTGCTGGCGGGCAATGTCAGCGAGCTGGTTGCCGAGGGTCGCGATCGGGAATTGGCCAATGTGGCCGAAACGTTCTGGCGATCCAGCCGAAGCCTCCGCTACATCTTTTTCGCCGACCCGGAGGGGATCGTCTACCTGGGAATTCCTATCAGCGGAAGCGATAGCGCTTCAGATGGTGATCTCCGTCTCAATCGGCGACTGGAACTGCCCGCGGAAATGCAGAACCGCCCCAAGAACCCACTGGTGCGGCAGCACATCACTCCCCAGGGTCTGGTCACCGACGTTTTTGTCCCCTTGGTGGAGCAAAACCGCTACCTGGGCGTGCTGGCCCTAGGAGTCAATCCCAACGAGACAGCTTTGGCCAGTGCGGCTCTCACCCGAGAGGTGACGGTGGCGGTGTTCATCTCCATCTGGGTGCTGGTGATCCTGGGGGCCGTGTTCAATGCCCTCACGATCACCCGACCCGTGAAGGAGCTGCTTCGAGGGGTCCGATCGATCGGCAGTGGCGACTTCCGCGCCCGGATCGGCCTCCCCGTTGGCGGTGAACTTGGCGAACTGCTGGAGGGCTTCAACGCCATGGCCTCCCAGCTTCAGGTTTATGACGCGGCGAACATCGAGGAATTGCAGGCCGCGCAGGTGAAACAGGCATCCCTGATTGCCACCATGGCTGACGGCGCTGTTCTCCTGGACGGTGACGGACGCATCGTGCTGGCCAATCCAACAGCTCGGCGTCTGTTCCGTTGGGAAGGACGCAACCTCGAGGGACAGGACTTTCTCAACGAACTCCCCGAGTTTCTCGCCGTGGAGCTGCATGAGCCGATTGAGGCCGTGTCGAGCAACCGCACCGACACCAACGAGCTCCGCAGCAGCATCGGCGATCCACCGCGAACCCTCCGATTCGTTCTGCAAGCCGTTCGCGAGCCCAGCGGAGAAACACTGAAAGGCATGGCGGTCACGATCCAGGATCTCACCCGCGAAGTGGAGTTGAACGCTGCGCAGAGTCGCTTCATCAGCAATGTGTCCCACGAACTGCGCACGCCCCTTTTCAACATCAAGAGCTATGTGGAAACCCTCCACGACATGGGGGATCAGCTCAGCGATGAAGACCGGCGCGACTTTCTGAGCATTGCCAACTCAGAGACCGATCGCCTGACGCGACTGGTGAATGATGTGCTCGACCTGTCGCGGTTGGAATCGAGCCGCAGCGTCGCCTTCGCGCCGATTGAGCTGCGTCCGGGACTGGAGCAGACCCTGCGCAGTTATCAGCTCAATGCGTCAGACAAGAAAGTGGAGCTCCGCCTTGAAGCGGATCGAGACCTCCCCGACATTCTTGGCAACTGGGATCTGCTGCTCCAGGTGCTCGACAACCTTGTGGGCAATGCCCTCAAATTCAATCGCGAGGGCGGTCAGCTGGTGATCCGTGCCTACACCTGGCCGGACAGTTGTCAGATGACCCCACCACAGGAGGAGATCGAGTGGCCAACATGCCCACTCACATCACCGCTTCCGCGCATGCGGGTGGAGATCTCCGACACCGGATACGGGATCAGCCCAGAGAATCAACAGCGCATCTTCGAGCGTTTCTACCGCGTTGAAAATGCAGTGCATACGGAAGTGGGCACCGGGCTTGGCCTCTCGATCGTGCGCGGCATCCTCGAGAAGCATGGAACCGACATCCGCATGGCCAGCGAACTCGAAGTGGGCACCACCTTCTGGTTCGATCTGCCTTTATCTCAGGAAGATCCCGAAGAATTGCAGTGGAAGGCTGAACGGCAGCAAGAGGCCTGA
- the purC gene encoding phosphoribosylaminoimidazolesuccinocarboxamide synthase encodes MTLSHGELLYEGKAKRIYAGADAQQVLVEFKNDATAFNAQKKAQLEHKGRLNCQISACLFELLERHGIPTHYVGVADATWMVVQRVEVIPIEVVLRNTATGSLCRETPIAQGTAIDPALLDLYYKDDALGDPLLTDARIALLGVVSSELRQRMEALARQVNAVLQPFFRDLGLQLVDFKLELGLNQAGELLVADEISPDTCRLWDLSNTDANERILDKDRFRKDLGGVIEAYGEVCKRVQGACPQPRNCG; translated from the coding sequence ATGACCCTGTCCCACGGCGAACTTCTTTACGAAGGCAAAGCCAAACGCATCTATGCCGGCGCAGACGCCCAGCAGGTTTTGGTGGAGTTCAAGAACGACGCCACCGCCTTCAATGCCCAGAAAAAAGCCCAGTTGGAGCACAAGGGGCGTTTGAACTGCCAAATCTCGGCCTGCCTGTTCGAGTTACTCGAGCGCCATGGGATTCCCACCCATTACGTGGGTGTTGCCGATGCCACCTGGATGGTTGTCCAGCGTGTGGAGGTGATTCCGATCGAGGTCGTGCTGCGCAACACGGCCACCGGTTCGCTCTGCAGAGAAACCCCGATCGCCCAGGGCACAGCCATCGATCCGGCTCTTCTCGATCTCTATTACAAGGACGATGCGTTGGGGGATCCGCTGCTCACGGATGCTCGGATCGCCCTGCTTGGCGTGGTGAGTTCTGAGTTGCGCCAGCGCATGGAGGCTCTGGCCCGCCAGGTGAATGCTGTGCTGCAGCCGTTCTTCAGGGACCTGGGGTTGCAGCTGGTGGATTTCAAGCTGGAGTTGGGTCTGAATCAGGCCGGCGAGCTGCTTGTTGCCGATGAGATCAGTCCCGATACGTGCCGCCTCTGGGACCTCAGCAATACCGATGCCAATGAGCGAATTCTTGACAAGGATCGATTCCGTAAGGATTTGGGCGGTGTGATCGAGGCCTACGGGGAGGTCTGCAAACGGGTACAAGGGGCATGCCCACAACCCCGGAACTGCGGGTAA
- the rplU gene encoding 50S ribosomal protein L21: protein MAETSTSRSDAPETGTYAIVEASGQQFWLQPNRYYDLDRLQADVDATVTLDNVLLVKDSKGATLGKPYVKDASVELKVMAHRRGPKVIVYKMRPKKKTRRKNGHRQELTRVMVQSISVGGKAIS from the coding sequence ATGGCCGAAACCAGTACCAGCCGATCCGATGCTCCCGAGACCGGGACCTACGCCATCGTTGAGGCCTCGGGCCAGCAGTTCTGGCTGCAACCCAACCGTTACTACGATCTCGACCGCCTTCAGGCCGATGTCGATGCCACGGTCACCCTCGACAACGTGCTCCTTGTGAAGGACTCCAAGGGGGCCACCCTTGGCAAGCCCTATGTCAAGGATGCCAGCGTTGAACTGAAGGTGATGGCCCATCGCCGTGGGCCCAAGGTGATCGTCTACAAAATGCGACCCAAAAAGAAAACGCGTCGTAAGAATGGTCACAGGCAGGAACTCACCCGGGTGATGGTTCAGTCCATCTCCGTCGGCGGTAAAGCCATCAGCTGA
- the rpmA gene encoding 50S ribosomal protein L27 — translation MAHKKGTGSTRNGRDSNSKRLGVKAYGGETVTAGSILIRQRGTSVLPGVNVGQGKDDTLFALTDGVVKFETIRRGLRNRKRINVATAAG, via the coding sequence ATGGCACATAAGAAAGGCACAGGTTCAACCCGTAACGGACGCGATTCAAACTCCAAACGCCTTGGCGTGAAGGCCTATGGCGGCGAAACGGTCACTGCCGGTTCGATTCTGATTCGTCAGCGCGGCACCTCCGTTCTTCCCGGTGTCAATGTCGGCCAAGGCAAAGACGACACCCTGTTCGCTCTGACGGACGGCGTGGTGAAATTCGAGACCATCCGCCGCGGCCTTCGCAATCGCAAGCGGATCAACGTGGCCACCGCAGCCGGCTGA
- a CDS encoding BamA/TamA family outer membrane protein, whose product MVTFSSSRTRTSVRRSVLGVALSLPLMALPARAQAEAEAVQVDASETEAVQVDDAAGEAEVEQSTTEQIDVTPAAPDQTPPSEQPPAAETVPQAPSSPRVLITEVIIEGIADHPEQERLELAAYDAMNVRPGSRVTREELKLDLDAIYATGWFSDVRIEPINGPLGVQLVVQVVPNPVLTRVELEPEDNKIKPEVIEDTFSSDYGRTLNLNELQLRMKELQKWYADEGYSLARVSGPTRVSPDGVVQLKVLIGTVDGVEVQFITKEGETTNDKGEPIKGKTKPWVVTREISIEPGEPFNRKQLEEDIKRLYSTSLFSDVKVTLKPVAGEPGNITIVLGIVEQSTGSLSGGLGYSQSQGVFGQVQLSDSNLFGRAWNLALNITYGQFGGLANFTFTDPWIKGDKHRTSFRTSIFLSREVPQVFQSQNEGDIVTVTDYQDNNSKYAYDIRNNNNPADRRFNNVAQASKQFPEESWFDFEGDSVALQRVGGNIIFARPLNGGDPFKKVPWQVLAGVNLQNVRPINFNGDTRPYGVPSGNIRDGRIPNDEVICVAFDCADENNLASVRFAATYNTLNDGRNPTSGNFFSFGTEQYVSIGANSPTFNRFRTTYTHFIPVKWLKLFKGCRPKPGEKENCPQALAFQVKAGTIVGQLPPYEAFCLGGSNSVRGWFDCDLAVGRSFGEATIEYRFPIISIFSGEVFFDAGTDFGSQASVPGKPGQLLKKPGSGVSPGIGVIVTTPVGPLRLEVASQDFTGEWRFNLGVGWKF is encoded by the coding sequence ATGGTGACCTTCTCCTCCAGCCGAACCAGGACGTCCGTTCGGAGGAGCGTTCTTGGGGTGGCGCTGTCGCTTCCACTGATGGCCCTCCCTGCCAGGGCGCAAGCTGAGGCTGAAGCAGTTCAGGTCGATGCATCGGAAACCGAAGCGGTTCAGGTGGACGATGCCGCTGGAGAGGCTGAGGTCGAGCAGAGCACGACCGAACAGATCGACGTCACTCCAGCCGCGCCGGATCAAACCCCTCCCTCAGAGCAGCCACCTGCGGCAGAAACCGTTCCCCAGGCTCCCTCCAGTCCCAGGGTGTTGATTACTGAGGTGATCATTGAAGGCATCGCCGACCATCCGGAGCAGGAACGTCTTGAGTTGGCGGCCTACGACGCGATGAACGTGCGTCCGGGCAGCAGGGTGACCCGGGAGGAGCTCAAGCTCGATCTTGATGCCATCTATGCCACCGGCTGGTTCTCCGATGTGCGCATCGAGCCGATCAATGGCCCGCTGGGTGTGCAGCTGGTGGTTCAGGTGGTGCCCAATCCAGTGCTCACTCGAGTGGAACTCGAGCCGGAGGACAACAAGATCAAGCCGGAGGTGATCGAGGACACGTTTAGTTCCGATTACGGCCGCACGCTCAACCTCAACGAGCTGCAGCTACGCATGAAGGAGCTGCAGAAGTGGTACGCCGATGAGGGCTACTCCCTGGCCCGGGTGAGTGGTCCGACACGGGTGAGTCCCGATGGTGTGGTGCAGCTCAAGGTGTTGATCGGCACAGTTGATGGCGTTGAAGTTCAGTTCATCACCAAAGAAGGAGAAACCACCAACGACAAAGGTGAGCCGATTAAAGGGAAGACCAAGCCATGGGTGGTGACCCGGGAAATTTCGATTGAGCCTGGCGAGCCCTTCAACCGCAAACAGCTTGAAGAGGACATCAAGCGCCTTTACAGCACGTCGCTATTTAGCGACGTCAAAGTGACCCTCAAGCCTGTGGCTGGGGAGCCGGGCAACATCACGATCGTGCTCGGCATTGTGGAGCAATCCACTGGTTCTCTCTCCGGTGGTTTGGGTTACAGCCAAAGCCAGGGTGTGTTCGGCCAAGTGCAGCTCTCGGACAGCAACCTGTTCGGCCGTGCCTGGAATCTGGCGCTCAACATCACCTATGGCCAGTTCGGCGGGCTCGCCAACTTCACCTTCACCGATCCGTGGATCAAGGGAGACAAGCACCGCACATCCTTCCGGACCTCCATCTTCCTGAGTCGGGAAGTCCCCCAGGTGTTCCAGAGCCAGAACGAGGGTGACATCGTCACCGTGACTGACTACCAGGACAACAACTCCAAGTACGCCTACGACATCAGGAATAACAACAACCCTGCAGACCGGCGCTTCAACAATGTGGCCCAGGCCAGCAAGCAGTTCCCCGAAGAGAGCTGGTTTGATTTCGAAGGGGATTCCGTCGCCCTGCAGCGGGTGGGAGGCAACATCATTTTCGCCAGACCTCTGAATGGGGGGGATCCGTTCAAGAAGGTGCCCTGGCAGGTGCTGGCCGGTGTGAATCTCCAGAATGTGCGGCCGATCAATTTCAACGGCGACACCCGCCCCTACGGCGTGCCCAGCGGCAACATTCGAGATGGCCGTATCCCCAACGATGAGGTGATCTGCGTCGCCTTTGATTGCGCGGACGAAAACAATCTGGCCAGTGTGCGTTTTGCGGCCACCTACAACACCCTCAACGATGGGCGCAATCCCACCTCAGGCAACTTCTTCAGTTTCGGCACGGAGCAGTACGTGTCCATCGGAGCGAATTCACCAACCTTCAACCGCTTCCGCACCACTTACACCCACTTCATTCCTGTGAAGTGGCTCAAGTTATTCAAGGGATGCCGACCCAAACCCGGTGAAAAAGAGAACTGTCCCCAGGCTCTCGCCTTCCAGGTGAAGGCCGGCACGATCGTGGGGCAATTGCCCCCCTACGAAGCCTTCTGTTTGGGTGGTTCCAACTCGGTGCGTGGTTGGTTCGACTGCGACCTGGCGGTGGGTCGCAGTTTCGGTGAAGCCACGATCGAATACCGCTTCCCGATCATCAGCATCTTCTCCGGCGAGGTGTTCTTCGATGCCGGTACGGATTTCGGATCCCAGGCCAGTGTTCCAGGCAAGCCCGGTCAACTGCTCAAGAAGCCTGGATCCGGTGTTTCCCCTGGTATCGGTGTGATCGTGACCACGCCTGTGGGTCCGCTGCGACTGGAAGTGGCCAGCCAGGACTTCACCGGGGAGTGGCGCTTCAATCTTGGTGTGGGCTGGAAGTTCTGA
- the kaiB gene encoding circadian clock protein KaiB, with product MSPRKTYILKLYVAGNTPNSMRALKTLRNILETEFKGVYALKVIDVLKNPQLAEEDKILATPTLSKILPPPVRRIIGDLSDRERVLIGLDLLYDELADNSLTSTLMDALEDADTTDSDS from the coding sequence ATGAGCCCACGGAAGACCTACATCCTCAAGCTGTACGTGGCTGGGAATACGCCGAACTCGATGCGTGCACTGAAAACGCTGCGCAACATTCTTGAGACTGAATTCAAGGGCGTTTATGCCCTGAAAGTGATTGATGTGCTCAAGAACCCACAGCTGGCCGAAGAAGACAAGATTCTGGCGACCCCGACGCTCTCCAAAATCCTGCCTCCACCGGTTCGTCGCATCATTGGAGATCTGTCTGACCGGGAGAGGGTGCTGATCGGCTTAGACCTTCTCTACGACGAGCTCGCCGACAACAGCCTGACGTCGACGCTGATGGATGCGTTGGAAGATGCAGACACAACGGATTCAGATTCTTAA
- the purD gene encoding phosphoribosylamine--glycine ligase: MAHSSSRPQSLPPLHRLLVVGSGGREQALAWALRRCPGVDEVWVTPGNGGTMDLEGCRALGISELDADGLITHCRNSAIDLVVIGPEAPLAAGVADRLREAGLAVFGPGADGAQLEASKAWAKQLMQEGGIPTAGHWAVSEQSEALALLDRLQRPLVVKADGLAAGKGVTVAETIEATAAAIKEAFAGRFGSAGERLVLEERLQGPEVSVFALCDGERMVLLPPAQDHKRLLEGDRGPNTGGMGAYAPAPLLDAAGIQQVKEQVLTPTLNALRSRGIQYRGVIYAGLMLTNAGPQVIEFNCRFGDPECQTLMPLMGPELAQVLQACALGCLDLAPPLAITEACSACVVTAAEGYPEAPSKGDAIRIAPDADPQRQLFHAGTRRDQDGRLLTSGGRVLTQVAQGDSFDQAFARAYQALETVDYRGMQYRRDIGHQVRRS, translated from the coding sequence ATGGCCCATTCCAGCTCCCGTCCCCAGTCTCTGCCACCTCTGCACCGCCTGCTCGTGGTGGGCAGCGGCGGCCGTGAGCAGGCCCTGGCCTGGGCGCTACGCCGTTGCCCAGGGGTGGATGAGGTGTGGGTCACCCCTGGCAACGGCGGCACCATGGATCTCGAAGGTTGTCGGGCGCTTGGCATCAGCGAGCTCGATGCCGACGGCCTGATCACGCACTGCCGCAACAGCGCCATTGATCTGGTGGTGATCGGCCCAGAGGCACCCCTGGCTGCAGGGGTGGCCGATCGTCTGCGTGAGGCCGGACTGGCGGTGTTCGGACCGGGTGCCGATGGTGCACAGCTGGAGGCCAGCAAAGCCTGGGCCAAGCAACTAATGCAGGAAGGAGGGATCCCCACTGCGGGGCACTGGGCGGTGTCGGAGCAATCCGAGGCACTGGCCTTGCTCGATCGCCTACAGCGGCCTCTCGTGGTGAAGGCTGATGGTTTGGCCGCCGGGAAAGGGGTCACCGTGGCCGAGACCATCGAAGCCACGGCAGCCGCGATCAAGGAGGCCTTCGCCGGCCGGTTCGGCAGCGCGGGCGAACGCCTGGTGCTCGAAGAACGCCTGCAAGGACCAGAGGTCTCGGTGTTCGCTCTGTGCGATGGCGAACGCATGGTGCTGCTCCCACCCGCCCAGGATCACAAACGTCTTCTCGAAGGGGATCGGGGTCCCAACACCGGCGGCATGGGCGCCTATGCCCCAGCCCCTCTGCTCGACGCCGCCGGCATCCAGCAGGTGAAGGAGCAGGTACTCACACCAACCTTGAATGCTCTGCGCAGCCGAGGCATTCAATACCGGGGTGTGATCTACGCCGGCCTCATGCTCACCAACGCCGGCCCCCAGGTGATCGAATTCAATTGCCGGTTTGGGGATCCGGAGTGCCAGACCCTGATGCCGCTGATGGGGCCGGAACTGGCCCAGGTGCTTCAGGCCTGTGCACTGGGATGCCTTGATCTGGCACCACCTCTCGCCATCACCGAGGCATGCAGTGCCTGTGTGGTGACCGCCGCGGAGGGCTACCCCGAGGCTCCCAGCAAAGGGGATGCGATTCGCATTGCGCCGGATGCCGATCCCCAGCGCCAGCTGTTCCACGCCGGAACCCGCCGGGATCAGGACGGTCGTCTGCTCACCAGCGGAGGACGGGTCCTGACCCAGGTGGCACAGGGTGACAGTTTCGACCAGGCCTTCGCTCGCGCTTACCAAGCCCTCGAAACGGTGGACTACAGAGGAATGCAATACCGCCGGGACATCGGCCACCAGGTACGCCGGTCTTAG